One part of the Excalfactoria chinensis isolate bCotChi1 chromosome 8, bCotChi1.hap2, whole genome shotgun sequence genome encodes these proteins:
- the B3GALT2 gene encoding beta-1,3-galactosyltransferase 2 yields MLQWRRRHCCLAKMTWNTKRSLFRTHLIGLISLVFLFAVFLFFNHHDWLPGRAGFRENPMTYTIRGFRSTKSEMNHSSLRNTWKDTVPQTLRPHIVTNPNNTDLSLQGVTGLENTLSANGSIYSEKGTGHPTSYHFKYIINEPEKCQEKVPFLILLIAAEPGQVEARQAIRQTWGNESLTPGIQIVRIFLLGLSTKTNGYLQRRIQEESRQYHDIIQQEYLDTYYNLTIKTLMGMNWVASHCPGVPYVMKTDSDMFVNTEYLIHKLLKPELPPRRKYFTGYLMRGYAPNRNKDSKWYMPPDLYPSERYPVFCSGTGYVFSGDLAEKIFKVSLSIRRLHLEDVYVGICLAKLRIDPMPPPNEFVFNHWRVSYSSCKYSHLITSHQFQPSELIKYWNHLQQNKHNACANAAKEKASRYRHRKLH; encoded by the coding sequence ATGCTTCAGTGGAGAAGACGACACTGCTGCCTTGCTAAGATGACCTGGAATACCAAAAGGTCTCTATTTCGCACCCATCTGATTGGTCTGATCtctcttgtatttctttttgctgtgtttctgttttttaaccATCACGACTGGCTGCCAGGCAGGGCGGGCTTTAGAGAAAATCCCATGACTTACACAATCCGAGGATTTAGATCTACAAAAAGTGAGATGAACCACAGCTCTCTAAGGAACACGTGGAAAGACACCGTACCTCAGACCCTCAGGCCTCATATAGTCACCAACCCCAACAACACTGATCTGTCTTTGCAAGGAGTAACTGGCTTGGAAAACACCCTCAGTGCTAATGGAAGTATTTACAGTGAGAAAGGTACAGGGCATCCAACCTCATATCATTTCAAATACATCATCAATGAGCCTGAAAAATGCCAGGAAAAGGTCCCTTTCCTGATTTTGCTCATAGCTGCAGAACCAGGCCAGGTGGAGGCCAGACAGGCCATTCGACAAACCTGGGGTAATGAAAGCCTAACGCCTGGCATCCAAATTGTCCGCATCTTCTTGCTGGGGCTAAGTACCAAGACCAACGGGTACCTCCAGCGTAGAATACAGGAGGAAAGCAGACAGTACCACGACATCATCCAACAAGAATACTTGGATACCTATTACAATTTAACCATTAAAACACTGATGGGAATGAACTGGGTTGCATCTCATTGTCCAGGCGTTCCCTATGTTATGAAAACTGACAGCGATATGTTTGTCAATACAGAGTATTTAATACACAAGCTTCTGAAGCCAGAGCTTCCTCCGAGGCGCAAATATTTTACAGGATATTTAATGAGAGGTTATGCACCTAACAGGAACAAGGATAGCAAGTGGTACATGCCACCTGATTTGTATCCAAGTGAACGTTACCCTGTATTCTGCTCTGGAACTGGTTATGTTTTTTCTGGAGACTTAGCAGAAAAAATCTTTAAAGTCTCCTTAAGCATCAGACGTTTACATTTAGAGGATGTGTATGTGGGGATCTGCCTTGCCAAGCTGCGAATTGACCCCATGCCTCCACCCAACGAATTTGTCTTCAATCACTGGCGAGTTTCTTACTCCAGCTGTAAATATAGCCACCTAATTACCTCCCATCAGTTCCAACCTAGTGAACTGATCAAATACTGGAACCACTTACAACAGAATAAGCACAACGCCTGTGCCaatgcagcaaaagaaaaagcaagcaggTATCGCCATCGTAAACTGCACTAG